From the genome of Spinacia oleracea cultivar Varoflay chromosome 2, BTI_SOV_V1, whole genome shotgun sequence, one region includes:
- the LOC130459069 gene encoding UDP-arabinose 4-epimerase 1-like isoform X1 codes for MLGLTRARNQSRNGRSLHVAGMDFADPKRKANVVGKIVVAAGLIAFCLIMIKQFPTFNSPSQFSRREMGVTHVLVTGGAGFIGSHAALRLLKDSYRVTIVDNLSRGNLDAVKILQQMFPEPGRLQFVYADLGDANAVNKLFSENAFDAVMHFAAVAYVGESTLDPLRYLDNKKTAEETEQQF; via the exons ATGCTCGGGTTAACCAGAGCGCGAAATCAATCGAGAAACGGTAGATCTTTGCATGTTGCAG GCATGGATTTCGCTGATCCAAAGCGGAAAGCTAATGTCGTAGGTAAAATAGTCGTAGCTGCTGGGTTAATTGCATTTTGCCTTATTATGATCAAGCAGTTTCCAACTTTCAACAGCCCCAGCCAA TTTTCCCGCCGTGAAATGGGTGTCACTCATGTCCTGGTAACTGGGGGTGCTGGCTTTATTGGATCCCATGCAGCACTAAGACTTCTAAAAGACTCCTATCGTGTGACAATTGTG GACAATCTTTCTCGTGGGAACCTGGATGCTGTTAAGATTTTGCAACAAATGTTTCCAGAACCAGGAAGACTTCAGTTTGTATATGCTGATCTGGGAGATGCTAATGCT GTAAACAAACTTttctcagaaaatgcttttgATGCTGTGATGCATTTCGCTGCTGTTGCTTATGTTGGAGAGAGCACTCTTGACCCTCTTAG ATATCTTGATAACAAGAAAACTGCTGAAGAAACGGAGCAGCAATTCTAG
- the LOC130459069 gene encoding UDP-arabinose 4-epimerase 1-like isoform X2, with translation MLGLTRARNQSRNGRSLHVAGMDFADPKRKANVVGKIVVAAGLIAFCLIMIKQFPTFNSPSQFSRREMGVTHVLVTGGAGFIGSHAALRLLKDSYRVTIVDNLSRGNLDAVKILQQMFPEPGRLQFVYADLGDANAVNKLFSENAFDAVMHFAAVAYVGESTLDPLSTRVTKWE, from the exons ATGCTCGGGTTAACCAGAGCGCGAAATCAATCGAGAAACGGTAGATCTTTGCATGTTGCAG GCATGGATTTCGCTGATCCAAAGCGGAAAGCTAATGTCGTAGGTAAAATAGTCGTAGCTGCTGGGTTAATTGCATTTTGCCTTATTATGATCAAGCAGTTTCCAACTTTCAACAGCCCCAGCCAA TTTTCCCGCCGTGAAATGGGTGTCACTCATGTCCTGGTAACTGGGGGTGCTGGCTTTATTGGATCCCATGCAGCACTAAGACTTCTAAAAGACTCCTATCGTGTGACAATTGTG GACAATCTTTCTCGTGGGAACCTGGATGCTGTTAAGATTTTGCAACAAATGTTTCCAGAACCAGGAAGACTTCAGTTTGTATATGCTGATCTGGGAGATGCTAATGCT GTAAACAAACTTttctcagaaaatgcttttgATGCTGTGATGCATTTCGCTGCTGTTGCTTATGTTGGAGAGAGCACTCTTGACCCTCTTAG CACCCGGGTCACAAAATGGGAATGA
- the LOC130459069 gene encoding UDP-arabinose 4-epimerase 1-like isoform X3 has translation MLGLTRARNQSRNGRSLHVAGMDFADPKRKANVVGKIVVAAGLIAFCLIMIKQFPTFNSPSQFSRREMGVTHVLVTGGAGFIGSHAALRLLKDSYRVTIVDNLSRGNLDAVKILQQMFPEPGRLQFVYADLGDANAVNKLFSENAFDAVMHFAAVAYVGESTLDPLRKYGI, from the exons ATGCTCGGGTTAACCAGAGCGCGAAATCAATCGAGAAACGGTAGATCTTTGCATGTTGCAG GCATGGATTTCGCTGATCCAAAGCGGAAAGCTAATGTCGTAGGTAAAATAGTCGTAGCTGCTGGGTTAATTGCATTTTGCCTTATTATGATCAAGCAGTTTCCAACTTTCAACAGCCCCAGCCAA TTTTCCCGCCGTGAAATGGGTGTCACTCATGTCCTGGTAACTGGGGGTGCTGGCTTTATTGGATCCCATGCAGCACTAAGACTTCTAAAAGACTCCTATCGTGTGACAATTGTG GACAATCTTTCTCGTGGGAACCTGGATGCTGTTAAGATTTTGCAACAAATGTTTCCAGAACCAGGAAGACTTCAGTTTGTATATGCTGATCTGGGAGATGCTAATGCT GTAAACAAACTTttctcagaaaatgcttttgATGCTGTGATGCATTTCGCTGCTGTTGCTTATGTTGGAGAGAGCACTCTTGACCCTCTTAG AAAGTACGGTATCTAA
- the LOC110795422 gene encoding uncharacterized protein: MVIIPNECYCVVFATIVGFETDTKWYYNSCKQCNKKVDYEGGGKYWCIKCDKHVKSAPPRYKLTITVEDDSGNATFVMFDREVVQVQISAENLREKIAKDGKNSSFPDELDVLLDRNFLFRFHISNYNIDKNWDHFTVLRISDGEELIKSFLEVNNDMEERDIEVQSTVTSSIPLHEKEKESTSIICDNEDTNEGFVTPMKRPLEDVSTTGIEKKSDSAQHSSNKRKTFIKIEKDDKANKD; this comes from the exons ATGGTTATTATACCAAAC GAATGTTATTGTGTAGTATTTGCTACCATTGTTGGGTTTGAAACTGATACAAAATGGTATTATAACTCATGCAAACAATGTAACAAAAAGGTTGATTATGAAGGAGGTGGAAAGTATTGGTGTATCAAATGCGATAAACATGTTAAATCTGCACCACCAAG ATACAAACTGACGATAACTGTTGAAGATGATAGCGGAAATGCTACATTTGTGATGTTTGATAGAGAAGTCGTTCAAGTACAAATATCAGCCGAAAATTTGAGAGAAAAGATAGCTAAG GATGGTAAAAATAGTTCATTTCCGGATGAACTTGATGTACTTTTAGATAGAAATTTTTTGTTTAGGTTTCATATATCAAACTACAATATTGACAAAAATTGGGATCACTTTACCGTCCTCCGAATAAGTGATGGTGAAGAATTGATAAAGTCTTTCTTGGAGGTTAATAATGATATGGAG GAACGTGATATAGAGGTACAATCCACTGTGACTTCGTCAATTCCTTTGCATGAGAAAGAAAAG gaatctaCTTCTATTATCTGTGATAATGAAGACACAAATGAGGGATTTGTTACTCCAATGAAAAGACCTCTTGAGGACGTATCAACTACTGGGAtcgaaaaaaaatcagattcgGCTCAGCACTCATCCAACAAGAGGAAAACTTTTATAAAGATTGAAAAGGATGACAAGGCGAACAAAGATTAA